In one Drosophila pseudoobscura strain MV-25-SWS-2005 chromosome X, UCI_Dpse_MV25, whole genome shotgun sequence genomic region, the following are encoded:
- the Gug gene encoding arginine-glutamic acid dipeptide repeats protein isoform X1: MAASTQGEIRVGPGHQVNDVYAKLPDYNPISSFPIDKETDERELEESRWSPGVVADGDLLMFLRAARSMAAFQGMCDGGLEDGCLAASRDDTTINALDVLHDSGYDPGKALQALVKCPVSKGIDKKWTEDETKKFIKGLRQFGKNFFRIHKDLLPHKDTPELVEFYYLWKKTPGANNNRPHRRRRQSALRRNRVTRANNNTPPKKEDTPEPQTATTAATATGSASETASRSSPAVSKEENSSLTEDDASECDSDSSLTNKRDESPSRMRTRNKQQNNNNNNSNNNNSSSNTTTNSSSSSSTASNSGGGGGGASVGGSSAGGGSAAAGATATNSSSKDQSTTNNAVANGKRPKRGSETPDAGGGASSVDSPKTPTKAVAESSATKRKGGKQDTPNKKKRTEQEQANDQAANAGVGAGGVGGSDENISSLKEKRKQQRPDSPVESMNSDSRPDSVLDDGESNTTDTTTAEQQSTKDSKELMLNCKEEREMATNDGDGLHLEPKTEEKSIKAEVASEDCSKEALSIKNMDEETNIQAPNSVDGLLLKDSPANTIQQDCGVPPVNTVAAPLTMKVPTIATVEALNASVERKEAIEKMETCESDPDLLKKLATIKQEVSPQQQHQQQQQQQQPPQQPPQQQQQLNPISIQPPPACPPTEAVYIKKEPMDDSMDATCNQNSNEPQDLKVKIEIKNEDSLKHNAGGLPLTGPGVPPTSMHSHSMAGGESGQPPLGEPLHLSHLPHGQQPLQPPPASYLIDAQLKYGPPGGQQQQQQQQPPQLPQLHSDPAGAGGNGPPQGGPNTSQKYPPEMEMKFTPQDLKYPPPPPLDALKYSQEMQAVAAAAAAAAAAAAGKYDMKYMIEQPGKYPVELSAAHQPPLKQGYQDSLKIPDVKSGFGHLPHNMASQLDVAHKYGPPPTSQEQQQQQQQQQQQQQQQQQQQQQQSQPPAHQVPPGATPPPGIAMPKPHYQHDVQTPPLGRPFEPGMMHKYGDPLAAKYGPPQPQDLKYPMPPVVSAAGPVDVKPYGENLIKSSPYGPPPESPIDASSRSTPGQDSQGSNSNSQPSSMAPQPQQFQSPHPSPHMPSPAGGGLPPGMHPQNLIHGLPPGGAGGPQPPPPPTSLHQSSSGAPGVPPGMHPGLHPGQHSQMSVASSMPPSSIGIPPTLSTMAPSHMHPHMHPHHLQQVLHRPHDMPPSMHPHAPMTMSLQGHPQHGHGLPPSHAPQQQQQQQQPPGGPAGTVRTPSPAQHPPRSLHDPQSREQPPTSQPSTTMAGSGGGHGNPHQSPHTHRTSPLPGLAGNGHPPPGLIGHPMPIHPHLAHLPPGHPAHAALAHPGHHLLSHSIAGLGPGGGPIALLAGPGGLGGLPESALSRRTPPSHMPHSHVSSAPNTPHSVASMTSSSMALTTSTVPSSAFSRASPSVQISSGAGSAGPGSSSSNTPGGGQSNSSAAAAAAAAHRAASPASSVSSLSRQSPLHPVPQSPLSHHPSSSALSAAAAAVAERDRHALLRQQSPHMTPPPVSNASGLMASPLSKMYAPQPGQRGLGTSPPPHLRPGASPPVIRHPQMPLPLPLIAPGGGIPQIGVHPGQSPYPHPLLHPSVFYSPHHHPFNSHYGYAPYGPGFPAYMKPPPPSGPLDPAAVMAAHHAGLQGPPQQQQSRQDEQNAAAAAAARDAAEKQHHQAAAAAAAQQQQQQQQMKGPPQQQQQGGPQPNKPPTPKTPQGPGGPGVPVGMGGPGTPTGLPPGAYPGSHMPGYPPGPPHGSPFAPQDGQPHGMKPTSHMDALRAHAHSANSAGMGGGHHPTEPLPIDIEPDPEPDIPSPTHNIQRGPSPEAKPDDTECHRSQSAIFVRHIDRGDYNSCTRTDLIFKPVADSKLARKREERDRKLAEKERERRQQQQQQQQQQQQQQAAAAQQAAQQAKMKAELKPPYADTPALRQLSEYARPHVAFSPVEQMVPYHHPMGPMYRERELEEIKNAQAAAASQSRLDPHWMEYYRRGIHPSQFPLYANPAISQMERERLGIPPPHHVGLDPGEHMVRMIRLTREYHAHSHTHLHLPLHPQPQPPEAGFQLPPNVGQYPRPNMLIPREPHSDVLLRMSYADQLQYLQAAEFQRQSLHDQYFRQRPR; the protein is encoded by the exons ATGGCGGCCTCCACTCAAGGAGAAATTCGAGTGGGTCCCGGCCACCAGGTAAACGATGTCTAT GCAAAACTGCCCGATTATAATCCAATCTCAAGCTTCCCCATCGACAAGGAAACCGATGAACGTGAACTAGAGGAATCAAGATGGAGTCCAGGCGTTGTGGCCGATGGCGATTTGTTAATGTTCTTGCGTGCTGCCCGCTCGATGGCCGCATTTCAAGGAATGTGTGATGGCGGACTAGAAGACGGTTGTTTGGCTGCCAGTCGCGACGACACAACAATTAACGCACTCGACGTG CTCCACGATTCTGGCTACGATCCAGGCAAAGCTCTACAAGCACTAGTTAAGTGCCCCGTTTCGAAGGGCATCGACAAGAAGTGGACCGAGGACGAAACGAAAAAGTTTATCAAGGGTCTGCGACAATTTGGCAAGAATTTCTTTAGGATCCACAAGGATCTGCTGCCGCACAAGGACACCCCCGAGCTGGTCGAATTCTACTATCTGTGGAAGAAGACGCCCGGCGCGAACAACAATCGGCCGCACCGGCGACGCAGACAGAGCGCCCTGCGACGCAATCGTGTCACGCGCGCAAATAATAATACACCTCCCAAGAAGGAGGACACACCGGAACCACAAACTGCGAcgacggcggcgacggcgacggggTCGGCGTCAGAGACGGCGAGTCGCTCATCGCCCGCTGTCTCCAAGGAGGAGAACAGCTCTCTCACCGAGGACGACGCCAGCGAGTGTGACAGTGATTCGAGTCTGACCAACAAAAGGGATGAATCACCCTCTAGGATGAGGACGCGCAATAAACAACagaataacaacaacaacaacagcaataacaacaacagcagcagcaacaccaccaccaacagcagcagcagcagcagcacggccAGCAATAGCggaggtggcggcggtggtgcgTCCGTCGGTGGCAGCTCTGCGGGAGGCGGAAGCGCTGCTGCAGGCGCCACGGCCACCAACAGCTCCTCGAAGGATCAGTCCACCACCAACAACGCTGTGGCCAATGGCAAGCGGCCCAAGCGAGGCTCCGAGACGCCCGATGCCGGCGGTGGAGCCTCCTCGGTGGACAGTCCCAAGACTCCGACCAAGGCTGTGGCCGAGAGTTCGGCTACCAAGCGCAAGGGCGGCAAACAGGACACGCCCAACAAGAAGAAGCGCACCGAACAGGAGCAGGCGAACGACCAGGCAGCCAATGCTGGTGTGGGAGCGGGCGGTGTCGGTGGATCGGACGAAAACATCAGCAGCTTGAAGGAGAAGagaaagcagcagcggccCGACAGCCCCGTGGAGAGCATGAACTCGGACAGCAGGCCGGACTCTGTGCTGGACGACGGCGAGTCGAATACCACGGACACGACCACCGCCGAACAGCAGTCGACCAAGGACAGCAAGGAGTTGATGCTCAACTGCAAGGAGGAGCGGGAGATGGCCACCAACGATGGTGATGGCCTCCACCTGGAGCCCAAAACGGAGGAGAAGTCCATCAAGGCAGAGGTCGCCTCGGAGGACTGCAGCAAGGAGGCGCTCTCGATCAAGAACATGGACGAGGAGACGAACATCCAGGCTCCGAACAGCGTGGATGGGCTGCTGCTTAAGGATTCCCCTGCCAACACAATCCAGCAGGACTGTGGTGTGCCTCCGGTTAATACCGTGGCAGCGCCTCTCACCATGAAGGTGCCGACCATTGCCACCGTGGAGGCGCTGAATGCCTCCGTGGAGCGCAAGGAGGCCATCGAGAAGATGGAGACCTGCGAGAGCGATCCCGATCTGCTCAAGAAGCTGGCCACCATCAAGCAGGAGGTCTCtccccaacagcagcatcagcaacagcagcagcagcagcagccgccccagcagccgccgcagcaacagcagcagttgaATCCCATATCCATTCAGCCGCCACCTGCGTGTCCGCCCACGGAGGCGGTGTATATCAAGAAAGAGCCCATGGACGATTCGATGGATGCCACCTGCAATCAGAACAGCAACGAACCGCAGGACCTGAAGGTGAAGATTGAGATCAAGAACGAGGACTCGCTGAAGCACAACGCGGGAGGACTGCCGCTCACGGGGCCTGGGGTGCCGCCCACCTCCATGCATTCCCATTCGATGGCCGGTGGCGAGAGTGGGCAGCCGCCTTTGGGTGAGCCGCTGCATCTGTCGCATCTGCCACACGGccagcagccgctgcagccACCTCCCGCCAGCTATCTGATCGATGCCCAGCTGAAGTATGGCCCGCCGGgaggacaacagcagcaacaacagcagcagcctccacAGCTTCCGCAGCTGCACAGCGATCCGGCTGGAGCGGGCGGCAATGGACCACCCCAAGGCGGACCCAACACATCGCAAAAGTACCCGCCCGAAATGGAGATGAAATTCACGCCGCAGGATCTCAAGTatccgccgccaccgccgctggACGCACTCAAGTACAGCCAGGAAATGCAGGCGgttgccgctgcagcagccgctgctgccgccgccgcggcTGGCAAGTACGACATGAAGTACATGATTGAGCAGCCCGGCAAGTATCCGGTGGAGTTGTCCGCCGCTCATCAGCCGCCATTGAAGCAGGGCTACCAGGATTCCCTCAAGATACCCGACGTCAAGTCGGGCTTTGGCCATCTGCCGCACAACATGGCCTCCCAGCTGGACGTGGCCCACAAGTACGGACCACCGCCGACGtcccaggagcagcagcagcagcagcaacaacaacaacagcagcagcaacagcagcagcaacaacagcagcagcagtcccagCCGCCGGCCCATCAGGTGCCGCCGGGTGCCACGCCACCGCCGGGCATAGCCATGCCCAAGCCGCATTATCAGCACGATGTGCAGACGCCGCCATTGGGACGGCCCTTCGAGCCTGGAATGATGCACAAATACGGAGATCCTCTGGCGGCCAAATATGGCCCGCCCCAGCCGCAGGATCTGAAGTATCCGATGCCACCAGTCGTCTCCGCGGCGGGACCCGTGGACGTGAAGCCATACGGCGAGAACCTGATAAAGTCCTCCCCGTATGGCCCGCCCCCAGAGAGCCCTATAGACGCCTCGTCGCGCTCGACGCCTGGCCAGGACAGCcagggcagcaacagcaactcgcagccctcgtcgatggccccacagccgcagcagttCCAGTCGCCGCATCCCTCGCCTCACATGCCTTCACCCGCAGGCGGCGGCCTGCCGCCTGGGATGCATCCTCAAAATCTCATCCATGGCCTGCCGCCGGGTGGGGCCGGTGGAccccagccaccgccaccgcccacATCCCTGCACCAGTCGTCGAGTGGTGCGCCGGGCGTTCCGCCGGGTATGCATCCGGGACTGCATCCGGGACAGCATTCGCAGATGTCGGTGGCCTCCTCGATGCCGCCCAGCTCGATCGGGATACCACCCACGCTGTCGACGATGGCGCCCTCGCATATGCATCCCCACATGCATCCGCATCATCTGCAGCAGGTGCTCCATCGGCCGCACGACATGCCACCCAGCATGCATCCGCACGCTCCGATGACCATGTCCCTGCAAGGACATCCGCAACATGGTCACGGACTGCCGCCCTCCCACGccccccaacagcagcagcagcaacagcagccgcctgGAGGTCCCGCCGGCACAGTGCGCACTCCATCGCCAGCCCAGCATCCGCCACGCAGTCTGCACGATCCCCAGTCGCGGGAGCAGCCGCCCACGTCGCAGCCCTCGACAACGATGGCCGGATCCGGCGGTGGTCATGGCAATCCGCACCAATCCCCGCATACGCATCGCACATCGCCGCTGCCGGGACTGGCGGGGAATGGCCATCCGCCGCCGGGACTCATTGGCCACCCAATGCCCATACATCCGCATCTGGCGCATCTTCCGCCGGGTCATCCGGCCCATGCGGCTCTCGCACATCCCGGACACCATCTGCTGTCGCACTCGATTGCCGGTCTGGGGCCGGGCGGCGGACCCATCGCTCTGCTAGCGGGTCCCGGAGGACTGGGCGGCCTGCCCGAGTCCGCCCTCAGTCGTCGCACCCCGCCCAGCCATATGCCCCATTCGCACGTCTCATCGGCACCGAATACGCCCCATTCGGTGGCCTCGATGACGTCCAGCAGCATGGCTCTGACTACCAGCACGGTGCCGTCGTCGGCCTTCAGCCGTGCCAGTCCCAGCGTTCAGATCTCGAGTGGAGCCGGTTCAGCCGGacctggcagcagcagcagcaacacgcCTGGCGGTGGCCAGAGCAACTCCtcggcagccgcagcagcagcagctgcccaTCGAGCAGCCTCTCCAGCCTCCAGTGTGAGCAGCCTCAGTCGCCAGAGCCCGCTGCATCCGGTGCCGCAGTCGCCGCTTAGCCATCATCCCTCATCTTCGGCATTgtcggcggcagcggcagccgtgGCCGAGCGGGATCGCCATGCCCTGCTGCGACAGCAGTCTCCGCATATGACGCCGCCACCCGTGTCTAATGCCTCGGGACTGATGGCCAGTCCGCTGAGCAAGATGTATGCCCCGCAGCCGGGCCAAAGGGGGCTAGGAACGTCACCGCCGCCGCATCTGCGACCGGGAGCCTCACCGCCGGTTATACGGCATCCGCAAATGCCGCTGCCATTGCCCCTGATTGCGCCGGGAGGAGGCATTCCACAGATCGGAGTGCATCCCGGCCAGTCGCCGTATCCACATCCACTGCTGCATCCCTCGGTCTTCTATTCGCCGCATCATCATCCCTTCAACTCGCATTACGGCTACGCACCGTACGGGCCTGGTTTCCCGGCCTACATGAAGCCGCCTCCACCGTCGGGACCTCTGGATCCCGCCGCCGTGATGGCCGCCCACCATGCCGGCCTGCAGGGCccgccgcaacagcagcagtcgcgACAGGACGAGCAGaacgccgccgctgctgctgcggcgcgAGATGCAGCCGAGAAGCAGCACCATCAGGCGgcggccgcagcggcagcccagcagcaacagcagcagcagcagatgaagGGCccgccccagcagcagcagcagggcggTCCGCAGCCCAACAAGCCGCCGACGCCAAAGACGCCCCAGGGTCCAGGGGGACCGGGTGTGCCAGTCGGCATGGGTGGGCCCGGAACGCCGACGGGCCTGCCGCCGGGTGCCTATCCGGGCTCCCATATGCCCGGCTACCCGCCTGGTCCGCCGCACGGCTCGCCTTTTGCCCCGCAAGATGGTCAGCCGCACGGCATGAAGCCCACTTCCCACATGGATGCCCTGCGAGCACACGCGCACTCGGCCAACTCGGCCGGCATGGGCGGAGGCCATCATCCAACGGAGCCAT TGCCCATTGACATTGAGCCGGATCCGGAGCCAGATATACCCAGTCCCACGCACAATATACAACGTGGTCCCAGTCCCGAGGCTAAGCCGGACGACACCGAATGCCATCGCTCCCAGTCTGCCAT ATTTGTCCGGCACATCGATCGCGGAGATTACAATTCCTGCACGAGAACGGATTTGATATTCAAGCCGGTGGCCGACTCGAAGCTAGCCCGAAAACGGGAGGAACGGGATCGCAAGCTGGCCGAGAAGGAGCGCGAACGGCGGCAG cagcagcaacaacagcaacagcagcagcaacaacagcaggcagcagccgctcaACAGGCGGCCCAGCAGGCCAAAATGAAGGCGGAACTAAAGCCCCCGTATGCAGATACGCCAGCCCTGCGACAACTCTCCGAATACGCACGCCCCCATGTCGCCTTCAG TCCTGTTGAGCAGATGGTGCCATATCATCATCCAATGGGCCCCATGTACAGAGAGAG GGAACTGGAAGAGATCAAGAACGCACAAGCCGCCGCGGCGAGTCAATCCCGCCTCGATCCGCACTGGATGGAGTACTACAGACG CGGCATACATCCCTCACAGTTCCCACTCTATGCGAATCCGGCGATATCGCAGATGGAGAGGGAACGTTTGGGTATACCGCCACCGCATCACGTAGGCCTTGATCCGGGCGAGCACATGGTGCGTATG ATACGATTGACGAGAGAATATCATGCACACTCTCATACTCATTTACATTTGCCTTTGCATCCACAGCCGCAACCACCGGAGGCCGGTTTCCAACTGCCAC CGAATGTTGGCCAATATCCACGCCCAAATATGCTTATACCTAGGGAGCCGCACTCGGATGTCCTGCTGCGCATGTCCTATGCCGATCAACTACAG tATTTGCAGGCCGCCGAGTTCCAGCGACAATCGCTGCACGATCAATACTTTAG ACAACGGCCCAGATAA